In a single window of the Prochlorococcus marinus CUG1415 genome:
- a CDS encoding adenine phosphoribosyltransferase: protein MKKLLELINTYKDFPKKGIDFKDVLGIMQEPKIFKELILMMTSSEIINNADAIISIDARGFIFGSAISLEASKPMIVARKPGKLPGELFKEDYCLEYGENSLSVQKKALHKYKSFAIVDDLLATGGTVNCVSKLLERNHKEITGLLVVAELGKLKGRLRFDFPIESSIIL, encoded by the coding sequence ATGAAAAAGCTTTTAGAATTAATTAACACATATAAAGATTTTCCTAAAAAAGGAATTGATTTCAAAGATGTTCTTGGAATTATGCAAGAACCGAAGATATTTAAAGAACTAATTTTAATGATGACATCTAGTGAAATTATTAATAATGCAGATGCGATAATTTCTATAGATGCCAGAGGTTTTATTTTCGGTTCTGCAATATCTTTGGAAGCTTCAAAACCAATGATTGTGGCAAGGAAGCCTGGCAAACTTCCAGGAGAACTTTTTAAAGAAGATTACTGTCTAGAGTATGGTGAAAATTCGCTTTCCGTTCAAAAGAAAGCTCTTCATAAATATAAATCTTTTGCCATTGTCGATGACTTATTGGCAACAGGAGGAACAGTTAATTGTGTCTCTAAGCTGCTTGAACGTAATCACAAAGAAATTACTGGACTTTTAGTTGTAGCTGAATTGGGGAAGTTGAAGGGAAGACTAAGATTTGATTTTCCAATAGAATCATCAATAATTCTTTAA